A region from the Cervus elaphus chromosome 10, mCerEla1.1, whole genome shotgun sequence genome encodes:
- the VASN gene encoding vasorin, whose protein sequence is MRSRAPLCLLLPLLLLLPALGPGVQGCPSGCQCNQPRTVFCTARQGTTVPLDVPPDTVGLYVFENGITTLDTGSFAGLPGLQLLDLSQNQIASLPGGVFQPLANLSNLDLTANRLREITNETFRGLRRLERLYLGKNRIRHIQPGAFDALNRLLELKLQDNELRVLPPLRLPRLLLLDLSHNGLPALEPGILDTANVEALRLAGLGLRHLDEGLFSRLRNLHDLDVADNQLERVPPAVRGLRGLTRLRLAGNTRIAQLRPEDLAGLAALQELDLSNLSLQALPHELSALFPRLRLLAAARNPFNCVCPLSWFGPWVRESHLTLASPEETRCHFPPKNAGRLLLDLDYADFGCPATTTTATAPTTRAPVQEPTLPPSSPAPTRLRPTELATEAPSRPPPAPPTAGPVSPPRDCPASICLNGGTCHLGARGHLECLCHQGFTGLYCEGRVRPGPRPSPAPATPRPLPLGIEPASPTSLRVGLQRFQQGSSLQLRSLRLTYRNLSGPDKRPVTLRLPASLAEYTVTQLRPNATYSICVRALGAGRVPEGEEACGEARTPPAARSNHAPVTQAREGNLPLLIAPALAAVFLAVLAAVGAAFCVRRGRAAAAVAQGKGQVGPGAGPLELEGVKAPLEPDPKALEGGGEAPPGGLECEVPLMGYSGPGPQGPLPAKPYI, encoded by the coding sequence ATGCGCTCCAGGGCCCCCCTGTGCCTGCTGCTgccgttgctgctgctgctgccagccCTGGGGCCCGGGGTGCAAGGCTGCCCATCTGGCTGCCAGTGCAACCAGCCACGGACCGTCTTCTGCACTGCCCGCCAGGGGACCACCGTGCCTCTGGATGTGCCACCCGACACTGTGGGCCTGTACGTCTTTGAGAACGGCATCACCACGCTCGACACAGGCAGTTTTGCCGGCCTGCCAGGGCTGCAGCTCCTAGACCTGTCGCAAAACCAGATCGCCAGCCTACCCGGGGGGGTCTTCCAGCCACTGGCCAACCTCAGCAACCTGGACCTGACTGCCAACAGGCTCCGGGAGATCACCAACGAGACCTTCCGAGGCCTGCGCCGCCTCGAGCGCCTCTACCTGGGCAAGAACCGCATCCGCCACATCCAGCCCGGTGCCTTTGACGCGCTCAACCGCCTCCTGGAGCTCAAGCTGCAGGACAACGAGCTGCGGGTGCTGCCCCCGCTGCGCCTGCCCCGCCTGCTGCTGCTGGACCTCAGCCACAACGGCCTCCCAGCCCTGGAGCCCGGCATCCTGGACACCGCCAACGTGGAGGCGCTGCGGCTGGCCGGCCTGGGTCTGCGGCACCTGGACGAGGGACTCTTCAGCCGCCTGCGCAACCTCCACGACCTGGACGTGGCCGACAACCAGCTGGAGCGCGTGCCCCCTGCAGTCCGGGGCCTGCGGGGCCTGACGCGCCTGCGGCTGGCTGGCAACACCCGCATTGCCCAGCTGCGGCCAGAGGACCTGGCCGGCCTGGCGGCCCTGCAGGAGCTGGACCTGAGCAACCTGAGCCTGCAGGCCCTGCCGCACGAGCTCTCTGCCCTCTTCCCCCGCCTGAGGCTCCTGGCGGCCGCCCGCAACCCCTTCAACTGCGTGTGCCCCCTCAGCTGGTTCGGCCCCTGGGTCCGGGAGAGCcacctgaccctggccagccccgAGGAGACGCGCTGCCACTTCCCACCCAAGAACGCCGGCCGGCTGCTCCTGGACCTTGACTACGCCGACTTCGGCTGCCCGGCCACCACCACCACGGCCACGGCGCCCACCACGAGGGCCCCCGTACAGGAGCCCACGCTCCCGCCTTCCAGCCCGGCTCCCACCCGGCTCCGCCCCACGGAGCTGGCCACCGAGGCCCCGAGCCGGCCGCCCCCTGCACCCCCCACTGCGGGGCCTGTGTCCCCGCCCCGGGACTGCCCGGCGTCCATCTGCCTCAATGGGGGCACCTGCCACCTGGGGGCGCGGGGCCACCTGGAGTGTCTGTGTCATCAGGGCTTCACGGGGCTGTACTGTGAGGGCCGCGTGAGGCCGGGGCCCAGGCCCAGCCCCGCCCCGGCCACGCcgcggcccctgcccctgggcatCGAGCCTGCCAGCCCCACGTCCCTGCGGGTGGGGCTCCAGCGCTTCCAGCAGGGCAGCTCCCTGCAGCTGAGAAGCCTCCGCCTCACCTATCGCAACCTCTCGGGCCCTGACAAGCGGCCGGTGACACTGCGGCTGCCCGCCTCGCTCGCTGAGTACACCGTCACCCAGCTGCGGCCCAACGCCACCTACTCCATCTGCGTCCGggccctgggggctgggagggtgcCTGAGGGCGAGGAGGCCTGCGGGGAGGCCCGCACGCCCCCGGCCGCCCGCTCCAACCACGCCCCGGTCACCCAGGCCCGCGAGGGCAACCTGCCGCTCCTGATCGCGCCTGCCCTGGCCGCCGTGTTCCTGGCCGTGCTGGCCGCCGTCGGGGCAGCCTTCTGTGTGCGGCGGGGGAGGGCCGCCGCGGCCGTGGCGCAGGGCAAAGGGCAAGTGGGACCCGGGGCCGGGCCCCTGGAGCTGGAGGGGGTGAAGGCCCCCCTGGAGCCAGATCCCAAGGCGTTGGAGGGTGGTGGGGAGGCCCCGCCTGGCGGGCTGGAGTGCGAGGTGCCACTCATGGGCTACTCGGGGCCGGGCCCGCAGGGGCCCCTCCCAGCCAAGCCCTACATCTAA